The Chryseobacterium indologenes genomic sequence TAACGACACTCAATTTCAATAATTTTGATTCACAGGTTGCTGCTCTTACTGCTACAGGGTTAAGGAAAGTGAGATCCAACAATAGCCTTTCCCAGGATTTAGAACCTGAGTACGTTACCGTAAGTGCAGACAGTCAGAAAGCCTGGGTTACCCTTCAGGAAAACAATGCCATTGCTGAAGTTGATCTTACTTCCAAAACGATTACAGGTATCTGGGGATTAGGTAAAAAAGACATGAGTCTGCCTGGTAATGGCTTTGATGCATCAGATAACAACGGTGAAGTTTTAATTGCCAACTGGCCTGTAAAAGCCTACTACATCCCCGATGCCGTTCAAAATTATAAAGTCGGAAATACGAATTACATCATCACCGCCAACGAAGGAGATGAAAAAGACCTTCCCGGATATAGTGAGAGGACAACAGTGGGAGCTGGCTCCTATATTTTAGATCCTGCTATTTTCCCGCAGTCTGCCTTATTAAAAGCATCTTATAACCTTGGAAGATTCAGAGTATCATCTGCTACGGGAAATACGGACGGAGATGCAGAGTTTGAAGAAATGGCAGCACTGGGAGCACGCTCATTCTCCATCTTCAATGCCGATACCAAACAACGGGTTTACGATAGCGGAGATCAGTTTGAAAGATATATCGCAGCCAATTACCCGCTAATTTTCAATGCAGATAATGAATCCAATACCATTAAAAGCAGAAGCCGTGCGAAAGGTCCTGAACCGGAAGGTGTGGCATTGGGAACCATAGGCGGACAAACCTACGCTTTTATTACCCTGGAAAGAACGGGCGGCGTAATGGTTTACAACATCACTGATCCTACTAATGCTATTTTTACAGATTATAAACATTCCCGAACCACTTCGGCGTATGGTGGCGATAATGGTCCAGAAGGGCTTATCTATATTGCTCCGGAAAACACAACTACAGGAAAAGGATATGTTATTATCGCCAACGAAATCAGCGGTACGCTATCGATGTATGAAGTAGCCCCGTCGCCTACACTAGGAACCGGTGAAACAAAAGACAGTCGTCCGACCTTCAATATATTCCCTAATCCTGTGAACAAAGGAAACATTCTGTATTTTAACAGAAAACAGGATTACGAATTGTTTGATATGTCCGGAAAACTGATCGGAAAAGAAAAAAATGCACTCACCATCAGTACAGCAAATCTTTCTACGGGAGTTTATCTTGTAAAAACTTCAGAAGGGCATCTCAAGAGGATTATAATAAAGTAAAACAAATAGTCTTTCTTTTTATTCAAAGCTTCGGAAATTCCGGAGCTTTTTTGGTAATAATACCGTATAATTTTAAGATCATTTAACTTTTAAACCCGGAATGGAAGATCATTTTCTTCTTATATTTACCTGCAACAAAAACCAAAATCAATATGAAAAGTATTAAAACAGCAGGAATCTTAGTCATTCTGTTCCTTGGGACCGGGACCGCTTTTTCTCAATCCAGAAAAACAGAATCTATCCATGGTGTAGAAAAAACAGATAATGACAAAAAAATACAGGTGGAAGGAGTTGGTCACAAACTTAATTACACGCTTAATGGCGGAGTTGTAGAAGTCGAAGGTGGCGACAATACTGTTATGATCAAAGGAAGTGCGAAAAAAATATCCGTTTCGGGGACTGGTAATAAAGTATACATCGATAAAGTAGATAAAATCGTTATGGAAGGTGGTAATAATACCGTCTTCTATAAAACATCCGGAACCAAAAGCGGAAAGCCTGATACGTCACTAACCGGA encodes the following:
- a CDS encoding DUF3060 domain-containing protein, with the protein product MKSIKTAGILVILFLGTGTAFSQSRKTESIHGVEKTDNDKKIQVEGVGHKLNYTLNGGVVEVEGGDNTVMIKGSAKKISVSGTGNKVYIDKVDKIVMEGGNNTVFYKTSGTKSGKPDTSLTGVGNKVAKQ